From Halobacterium sp. R2-5, the proteins below share one genomic window:
- a CDS encoding transcription elongation factor Spt5 gives MGVYAVKTTASQEQTVASMIANREADEIHAVLAPDALTSYVMVEADDHAIIERVMDEIPHARSLVPGESGISEVEHFLSPKPDVEGIAEGDIVELIAGPFKGEKAQVQRIDESKDQVTVELYEATVPIPVTVRGDQIRVLDSEER, from the coding sequence ATGGGCGTGTACGCCGTCAAGACGACCGCGAGCCAGGAGCAGACCGTCGCCAGCATGATCGCGAACCGCGAGGCCGACGAGATTCACGCGGTGCTCGCGCCGGACGCGCTCACCAGCTACGTGATGGTCGAAGCCGACGACCACGCCATCATCGAGCGCGTGATGGACGAGATTCCGCACGCGCGCAGCCTCGTCCCCGGCGAGTCCGGCATCAGCGAGGTCGAGCACTTCCTCTCCCCGAAGCCCGACGTCGAGGGCATCGCGGAGGGCGACATCGTCGAGCTCATCGCCGGCCCGTTCAAGGGCGAGAAGGCCCAGGTCCAGCGCATCGACGAGAGCAAGGACCAGGTGACCGTCGAGCTGTACGAGGCGACCGTCCCGATTCCGGTGACGGTCCGCGGCGACCAGATTCGCGTGCTCGATTCCGAAGAACGCTAG
- the ftsZ gene encoding cell division protein FtsZ has protein sequence MDSIVQDAIDEAEDEDSASEAGDVPSEGSSASVPTGEMTDDELEDVLQELQTSITVVGCGGAGSNTINRMFEEGIHGASLVAANTDVQHLVDIEADTKILMGQQKTQGRGAGSLPQVGEEAALESQDEIRDSIEGSDMVFVTAGLGGGTGTGSAPVVAKAAREAGALTIAIVTTPFTAEGEVRRTNAEAGLERLRDVADTVIVVPNDRLLDSVGKLPVREAFKVSDEVLMRSVKGITELITKPGLVNLDFADVRTVMEKGGVAMIGLGEADSDAKAADSVKSALRSPLLDVDISSANSALVNVTGGPDMSIEEAEGVVEQLYDRIDPDARIIWGTSIDEELDGEMRTMVVVTGVDSPQIYGRGDDPEPEPAPEPDGGDSEIDDIDYVE, from the coding sequence ATGGACTCGATTGTGCAGGACGCCATCGACGAGGCCGAGGACGAGGACTCGGCCTCGGAAGCAGGTGACGTCCCGTCAGAGGGGTCGTCCGCCAGCGTCCCCACCGGGGAGATGACCGACGACGAGCTCGAAGACGTGCTCCAGGAGCTCCAGACGAGCATCACCGTCGTCGGCTGCGGCGGCGCGGGGTCGAACACCATCAACCGCATGTTCGAGGAGGGCATCCACGGCGCGTCGCTGGTCGCCGCCAACACCGACGTCCAGCACCTCGTCGACATCGAGGCCGACACCAAGATTCTCATGGGCCAGCAGAAGACCCAGGGCCGCGGCGCCGGCTCGCTCCCACAGGTCGGCGAGGAAGCCGCCCTCGAATCCCAGGACGAGATCCGGGACTCCATCGAGGGCTCGGACATGGTGTTCGTCACCGCCGGCCTCGGCGGCGGTACCGGCACCGGCTCCGCGCCCGTCGTCGCGAAGGCCGCCCGCGAAGCCGGCGCGCTCACCATCGCCATCGTCACCACGCCGTTCACCGCGGAAGGCGAAGTCCGCCGCACCAACGCCGAAGCCGGCCTCGAACGCCTCCGCGACGTCGCCGACACCGTCATCGTCGTCCCCAACGACCGCCTCCTCGACTCCGTCGGCAAGCTCCCCGTCCGCGAGGCCTTCAAGGTCTCCGACGAAGTTCTCATGCGCTCGGTCAAGGGCATCACGGAGCTCATCACCAAGCCCGGCCTCGTCAACCTCGACTTCGCCGACGTTCGCACCGTCATGGAGAAGGGTGGCGTCGCCATGATCGGCCTCGGCGAAGCCGACTCCGACGCCAAAGCCGCCGACTCCGTCAAGAGCGCGCTGCGCTCCCCGCTGCTCGACGTCGACATCTCCTCGGCGAACTCCGCGCTCGTCAACGTCACCGGCGGCCCCGACATGAGCATCGAGGAGGCCGAAGGCGTCGTCGAGCAGCTCTACGACCGCATCGACCCCGACGCCCGCATCATCTGGGGCACCAGCATCGACGAGGAACTCGACGGCGAGATGCGCACCATGGTCGTCGTCACCGGCGTCGACTCCCCCCAGATCTACGGCCGCGGCGACGACCCCGAACCCGAACCCGCCCCGGAGCCCGACGGCGGCGACTCCGAAATCGACGACATCGACTACGTGGAATAG
- a CDS encoding protein translocase SEC61 complex subunit gamma, with translation MDVPLELSAYTRVLRLASTPSWEEFSQIAKIAGAGILLVGLLGFVIFLLMEVVTSVI, from the coding sequence ATGGACGTTCCCCTAGAGCTTTCCGCATACACGCGCGTGCTCCGGCTGGCGAGCACGCCGTCGTGGGAGGAGTTCTCCCAGATTGCGAAGATCGCCGGCGCCGGCATCCTGCTGGTCGGCCTGCTCGGTTTCGTCATCTTCCTGCTGATGGAAGTCGTCACCTCGGTGATCTAA
- a CDS encoding amphi-Trp domain-containing protein codes for MPEEVIFESESDRSREEIAAYLRTVADNLESGEGITLKSDGDSLSLDPPTHSTFEVKAEREGPEGGPKELSVEFELEWPEDGETESESGELEIE; via the coding sequence ATGCCCGAAGAAGTCATCTTCGAGTCCGAGAGCGACCGGAGCCGCGAGGAGATCGCCGCCTATCTGCGCACCGTCGCGGACAACCTCGAATCCGGCGAGGGAATCACGCTGAAATCGGACGGCGACTCGTTGTCTCTCGACCCGCCGACGCACTCGACGTTCGAGGTGAAGGCCGAACGCGAAGGCCCCGAAGGCGGCCCGAAAGAGCTGAGCGTCGAGTTCGAACTGGAGTGGCCGGAGGACGGCGAAACTGAATCCGAGAGCGGCGAACTGGAAATCGAGTAG